A genomic stretch from Anaerococcus mediterraneensis includes:
- the deoD gene encoding purine-nucleoside phosphorylase: MNIPTPHISAKSKDEIAKTVLMPGDPMRAKYIAENFLTDAKLFNETRGMLGYTGFYKGKKVSVMGSGMGIPSAMIYYNELFEFYDVDTIIRIGTAGSMQENIKLQDIVIASAACSESSINDNLFANVNFAATPDTDLLIKAYNIAKDLDFKAYCGQVHSSDQFYSTIPDYAYENLRAYGVLCVEMETYGLYMTARKHGKKALGIFTMSDSLVENISDSAANREKSYTNMMKLALEIAE, from the coding sequence ATGAATATACCAACACCTCATATATCAGCTAAGAGTAAGGATGAAATAGCCAAGACTGTTTTGATGCCAGGTGATCCGATGAGGGCTAAATATATAGCAGAGAATTTTTTAACTGATGCAAAATTGTTTAATGAAACAAGAGGGATGCTTGGATATACAGGATTTTATAAGGGTAAAAAAGTATCGGTTATGGGATCAGGTATGGGCATACCATCTGCTATGATATATTATAATGAACTATTTGAATTTTATGATGTTGATACTATTATTAGAATTGGTACAGCAGGTTCTATGCAAGAAAATATAAAATTACAAGATATAGTAATAGCTTCTGCAGCTTGCTCAGAATCATCAATAAATGATAACTTATTTGCAAATGTTAATTTTGCTGCAACCCCTGACACTGACTTGCTTATTAAGGCTTATAATATAGCGAAAGATCTTGATTTTAAGGCATATTGTGGACAAGTTCATTCATCTGACCAATTCTACTCGACAATACCAGATTATGCTTACGAAAACCTAAGGGCATATGGAGTTTTGTGTGTAGAGATGGAAACATATGGACTATATATGACAGCAAGAAAGCATGGTAAAAAAGCTTTGGGAATTTTTACTATGTCAGATTCATTGGTTGAAAATATATCTGATAGCGCGGCAAACAGAGAAAAATCATATACAAATATGATGAAGCTAGCCTTGGAAATTGCAGAATAA
- the rpiB gene encoding ribose 5-phosphate isomerase B, with protein sequence MRFVVGNDHGGIDLEPSVVEILEELGHQVIHVGCYDNKSCDYSDFAEKACEKIINNEADLGILICGTGLGMSMSANKIKGIRAACVSDTYSAKMARAHNNANVLCIGSRVLGSELCKMIVEIFANTEFEGGRHARRVDKIKKIEDKY encoded by the coding sequence ATGAGATTTGTTGTAGGCAATGACCATGGCGGTATTGATTTAGAACCGTCTGTTGTTGAAATATTAGAAGAGCTTGGACATCAAGTTATTCATGTTGGATGTTATGATAATAAGTCATGCGATTATAGTGATTTTGCTGAAAAGGCTTGTGAAAAAATTATCAATAATGAAGCTGATTTAGGCATTCTAATTTGTGGCACAGGTTTAGGAATGAGCATGTCAGCAAACAAGATAAAGGGTATCAGGGCTGCTTGTGTTTCTGACACATATTCTGCAAAAATGGCTAGGGCACATAATAATGCTAATGTTTTGTGTATAGGCTCTAGAGTTTTAGGTTCAGAACTATGCAAAATGATAGTAGAAATTTTTGCAAACACTGAATTTGAGGGTGGTCGTCACGCAAGACGTGTAGATAAAATCAAAAAAATAGAAGATAAATATTGA